Proteins found in one Cellulomonas palmilytica genomic segment:
- the araA gene encoding L-arabinose isomerase — protein sequence MSKPYADREVWFFTGSQDLYGEETLRQVAQQSQEVARTLDASPDVPVTVVWKPVLKDSDSIRRAMLDANSDDRVLGVITWMHTFSPAKMWIHGLSVLDKPLLHLHTQANVELPWDSIDFDFMNLNQAAHGDREYAYIAARMGVTRTTVSGHVSNPAVARRVGTWVRAAAGRAATQSLRLARFGDNMRNVAVTEGDKTEAEVRFGVSVNTWGVNDLVAAVAQVADSDVDVLVKEYEELYDVVPELRAGGDRHESLRYAARQEVALEQLLSSLGAKAFTTNFEDLGDLRQLPGLAVQRLMSKGYGFGAEGDWKTAVLVRAAKVMGEGLPGGASLMEDYTYDLTPGDELILGAHMLEICPTLTTTTPRVEIHPLGIGGKEDPVRMVFDADPGVGVVVSLADMRERFRLTANVVDVVPPRASLPNLPVARAVWKPRPDFTTSTEAWLTAGGAHHTVLSTAVGVEAFEIFADLSSAELLVIDESTTRRGFRDQVRWNQAYHRLAQGF from the coding sequence GTGAGCAAGCCGTACGCCGACCGTGAGGTCTGGTTCTTCACCGGGAGCCAGGACCTGTACGGCGAGGAGACCCTCCGCCAGGTGGCCCAGCAGTCGCAGGAGGTCGCGCGGACGCTCGACGCGAGCCCCGACGTGCCCGTGACGGTCGTGTGGAAGCCCGTCCTCAAGGACTCCGACTCGATCCGCCGCGCGATGCTCGACGCGAACTCCGACGACCGCGTGCTCGGCGTCATCACCTGGATGCACACGTTCAGCCCGGCCAAGATGTGGATCCACGGCCTGTCCGTGCTCGACAAGCCGCTGCTGCACCTGCACACGCAGGCGAACGTCGAGCTCCCGTGGGACTCGATCGACTTCGACTTCATGAACCTCAACCAGGCCGCGCACGGCGACCGCGAGTACGCGTACATCGCGGCGCGCATGGGCGTCACCCGGACCACGGTGTCCGGGCACGTGTCGAACCCGGCGGTCGCGCGCCGCGTGGGCACGTGGGTGCGCGCCGCCGCCGGGCGGGCGGCCACGCAGTCGCTGCGCCTCGCGCGGTTCGGCGACAACATGCGCAACGTCGCGGTGACCGAGGGGGACAAGACCGAGGCCGAGGTGCGGTTCGGCGTCTCCGTGAACACGTGGGGCGTCAACGACCTCGTCGCGGCGGTCGCGCAGGTCGCGGACTCCGACGTCGACGTGCTCGTCAAGGAGTACGAGGAGCTCTACGACGTCGTGCCCGAGCTGCGCGCCGGCGGCGACCGCCACGAGTCGCTGCGGTACGCCGCGCGCCAGGAGGTCGCGCTCGAGCAGCTCCTGTCGTCCCTGGGCGCCAAGGCGTTCACGACGAACTTCGAGGACCTGGGCGACCTGCGCCAGCTGCCGGGCCTCGCGGTGCAGCGCCTCATGTCGAAGGGCTACGGGTTCGGCGCGGAAGGCGACTGGAAGACGGCGGTGCTCGTGCGCGCCGCGAAGGTCATGGGCGAGGGCCTGCCCGGCGGCGCCTCCCTCATGGAGGACTACACGTACGACCTGACGCCGGGCGACGAGCTGATCCTCGGCGCGCACATGCTCGAGATCTGCCCGACCCTGACCACGACGACCCCGCGCGTCGAGATCCACCCGCTCGGCATCGGCGGCAAGGAGGACCCGGTCCGCATGGTGTTCGACGCCGACCCCGGCGTCGGCGTCGTCGTCTCGCTCGCCGACATGCGCGAGCGGTTCCGCCTCACCGCGAACGTGGTCGACGTGGTCCCGCCGCGGGCGTCGCTGCCGAACCTGCCCGTCGCGCGCGCCGTGTGGAAGCCCCGTCCGGACTTCACGACGAGCACCGAGGCGTGGCTCACCGCCGGCGGTGCGCACCACACCGTGCTGTCGACCGCGGTCGGTGTCGAGGCGTTCGAGATCTTCGCGGACCTGTCGTCGGCGGAGCTGCTCGTCATCGACGAGTCGACGACGCGCCGCGGTTTCCGTGACCAGGTGCGCTGGAACCAGGCGTACCACCGCCTGGCCCAGGGGTTCTGA
- a CDS encoding ABC transporter substrate-binding protein → MVSKKFRARGIAATVAVLSLGLAACSSGDGDGDKGASGDGDLITVGFSQLGAESGWRTANTESVKASLTKENGIDLTFADAQQKQENQIKALRDFIDQGVDVIAFSPVVETGWDEVLQEIKDNEIPVVLVDRTVDTTVDDPYVTWIGADFHSEGVKAGEWVKENYPDAKIFEMQGTLGSGAQVDREAGFDETVGADKIIGKASGNFTRAEGKAAMEAALQAYPDMNLLFAHNDDMGLGAIEAIENAGKVPGKDIIIVTVDGVRDGLQALVDKKFNFVVECNPVFGDQILDAIKKVHAGEEVPKETIVVDKTFDQSITQDEVDARLY, encoded by the coding sequence ATGGTCAGCAAGAAGTTCCGGGCACGCGGCATCGCCGCGACCGTGGCCGTCCTCTCGCTCGGTCTGGCTGCCTGCAGCAGCGGCGACGGCGACGGCGACAAGGGCGCGAGCGGCGACGGCGACCTGATCACGGTCGGCTTCTCGCAGCTGGGCGCCGAGTCGGGCTGGCGCACCGCCAACACCGAGTCCGTCAAGGCCTCGCTCACGAAGGAGAACGGCATCGACCTGACGTTCGCCGACGCGCAGCAGAAGCAGGAGAACCAGATCAAGGCCCTGCGCGACTTCATCGACCAGGGCGTCGACGTCATCGCGTTCTCCCCGGTCGTCGAGACCGGCTGGGACGAGGTCCTGCAGGAGATCAAGGACAACGAGATCCCGGTCGTGCTCGTGGACCGCACGGTCGACACCACGGTCGACGACCCGTACGTCACCTGGATCGGTGCGGACTTCCACTCGGAGGGCGTGAAGGCCGGCGAGTGGGTCAAGGAGAACTACCCCGACGCCAAGATCTTCGAGATGCAGGGCACGCTCGGCTCGGGTGCGCAGGTCGACCGTGAGGCCGGCTTCGACGAGACGGTCGGCGCCGACAAGATCATCGGCAAGGCGTCCGGCAACTTCACGCGCGCCGAGGGCAAGGCCGCGATGGAGGCCGCGCTGCAGGCGTACCCGGACATGAACCTGCTGTTCGCGCACAACGACGACATGGGACTGGGCGCGATCGAGGCGATCGAGAACGCGGGCAAGGTCCCCGGCAAGGACATCATCATCGTCACGGTCGACGGTGTCCGCGACGGTCTGCAGGCCCTCGTCGACAAGAAGTTCAACTTCGTCGTCGAGTGCAACCCGGTGTTCGGCGACCAGATCCTCGACGCCATCAAGAAGGTCCACGCCGGCGAGGAGGTCCCCAAGGAGACCATCGTCGTCGACAAGACCTTCGACCAGAGCATCACGCAGGACGAGGTCGACGCCCGCCTGTACTGA